Proteins found in one Kangiella sediminilitoris genomic segment:
- a CDS encoding M61 family metallopeptidase produces the protein MIHYEIHPVNPEAHLFEVKLHLDPIEDSSGQKLYMPNWIPGSYMIRDFAKHIQWIKAKTASAEIPLQRLDKSSWLLPQTDEKVVITYHVYAWDLSVRGAHLDQTHGFFNGTCMFLAVNGREDETCSVDISRPSGEAYVHWRLATGLKPVEGTEEFAFGRYQAADYDELIDCPVEMSDFYLISFEACGVPHYMTLTGQHRVDSERLATDLKNICEHHIQFFGEPAPMDRYIFMTYVLGDGFGGLEHRNSTALHCSRKDLPLEADDKDSVKDDYQTFLDLCSHEYFHTWNVKRIKPAEFLPYDTQNESYTELLWAFEGITSYYDNLALAQTETISPDEYLTRLAKTITSVRRSKGRYIQTVTDSSFDAWTKFYKQDENAPNAVVSYYTKGAEVALCLDLLIRQATQWDKSLKDIMRRLWLEYGSVQKGVENDTIKSLVLEEVPQSAHQDMKSFFDTALYSTDSLPTESLLKQVGLELRILPRVERNDRGSFKKVMPENKSLADLGIEYTKKATGVRVKNVYADGAAGKAGISADDQLIALNGLMISADSFDGQIQQVPVGETVSIMAFRRDELMEFEVVLEPAECDTAYITYAENFDDNKTRFNAWLKIHNPGT, from the coding sequence ATGATTCATTACGAGATTCATCCGGTCAACCCTGAGGCTCATCTGTTTGAAGTTAAACTCCACCTTGATCCGATAGAAGATAGTTCTGGGCAAAAACTGTATATGCCCAACTGGATCCCAGGCAGTTATATGATTCGCGATTTTGCCAAACATATCCAGTGGATAAAAGCGAAGACAGCATCAGCAGAGATCCCTTTACAGCGACTGGATAAGTCTTCCTGGTTACTTCCCCAAACTGATGAAAAAGTTGTCATCACCTATCACGTTTATGCCTGGGACTTATCAGTCAGGGGGGCTCATCTCGACCAAACCCATGGCTTCTTTAATGGTACATGCATGTTCCTCGCCGTTAATGGTAGAGAAGATGAAACTTGCTCTGTTGATATCAGTCGCCCTAGTGGCGAAGCTTATGTCCACTGGAGACTGGCGACTGGATTGAAGCCGGTTGAGGGGACTGAAGAATTTGCCTTTGGACGCTACCAAGCTGCTGACTATGATGAGCTGATTGATTGTCCAGTAGAAATGTCAGATTTTTATTTGATATCGTTTGAGGCCTGTGGCGTGCCACATTATATGACGTTAACGGGCCAACATCGGGTTGATAGTGAGCGTCTTGCGACAGACTTAAAAAATATCTGCGAGCATCATATTCAGTTTTTTGGCGAACCCGCTCCGATGGATCGCTATATTTTCATGACTTATGTCCTTGGTGATGGTTTTGGCGGACTGGAACATCGTAACTCCACTGCACTGCACTGTAGCCGTAAAGACTTGCCTTTGGAGGCAGATGATAAAGATAGTGTTAAAGATGATTATCAAACTTTCCTGGACTTATGTTCACATGAGTATTTCCATACCTGGAATGTTAAACGCATTAAACCAGCAGAGTTCTTACCCTACGACACACAAAATGAGAGTTACACTGAACTTTTGTGGGCGTTTGAAGGTATAACGTCCTACTACGATAATCTGGCTTTAGCACAAACTGAGACGATCAGTCCTGATGAGTACTTGACCCGTTTGGCGAAAACGATAACTTCGGTAAGACGCTCGAAGGGACGTTATATACAGACGGTCACTGATTCCAGCTTTGATGCCTGGACAAAATTTTATAAGCAAGACGAAAATGCACCTAATGCGGTCGTCAGTTACTATACTAAGGGCGCTGAAGTAGCGCTGTGTCTGGACCTGCTTATCAGACAGGCAACTCAGTGGGATAAGTCGCTAAAAGATATTATGAGACGTCTCTGGCTGGAATACGGCAGTGTACAGAAAGGTGTCGAAAATGACACGATTAAGAGTTTAGTACTTGAGGAAGTACCCCAGTCAGCACATCAGGATATGAAGTCGTTCTTTGACACTGCTCTGTACAGCACTGATTCATTGCCTACTGAGTCTTTGTTAAAGCAGGTGGGACTGGAACTGCGTATTTTGCCGAGAGTTGAGCGTAATGACCGTGGCAGCTTTAAGAAAGTTATGCCTGAAAATAAGTCGTTGGCTGACTTGGGCATTGAATACACAAAGAAAGCTACAGGCGTTAGAGTGAAGAATGTCTATGCTGATGGCGCAGCTGGGAAAGCTGGTATTTCAGCAGATGATCAGCTGATTGCCTTGAATGGACTGATGATATCTGCGGATAGTTTCGATGGTCAGATACAGCAGGTTCCAGTCGGAGAAACAGTTTCAATTATGGCGTTTAGACGAGATGAGCTGATGGAGTTTGAGGTGGTATTAGAGCCTGCGGAGTGTGATACTGCCTACATTACTTATGCTGAGAACTTCGACGATAATAAAACACGTTTTAATGCTTGGTTAAAAATTCATAATCCTGGAACATAA
- the xthA gene encoding exodeoxyribonuclease III, whose amino-acid sequence MKVVTFNINSIRTRVHQIEALIEKHDPDIICIQETKVHDDMFPFDMYEHLGYHIEIHGGKAHYGVATFSKKKPISVEKGFPNEPEDAQRRMIITTFDYNGETIKVLNGYFPQGENREHPTKFPYKQQFYENLYTYLEDQEAEANRTIVLGDINVSQLDIDIGIGEQNRKRWLREGKCSFLPEEREWVQRILSTGLYDTYRTINPDKDDKFSWFDYRSRGFERDPKRGLRIDTIFACDWLNKKAVASDIDYDIRSMERPSDHAPVWTEFDLGK is encoded by the coding sequence ATGAAAGTAGTTACATTTAATATCAACAGTATTCGTACAAGGGTTCATCAAATAGAAGCTTTGATCGAGAAGCATGACCCAGACATAATTTGTATTCAGGAAACTAAAGTACATGACGATATGTTTCCTTTCGATATGTATGAGCATTTAGGCTATCACATAGAGATTCATGGTGGAAAAGCGCATTATGGCGTTGCAACATTCAGTAAGAAAAAACCTATTTCAGTTGAGAAAGGATTTCCTAATGAGCCAGAGGATGCTCAGCGTCGGATGATAATAACAACCTTTGATTATAATGGAGAAACAATTAAGGTTTTAAATGGTTACTTTCCTCAGGGTGAAAATAGAGAGCATCCAACCAAGTTTCCATATAAGCAGCAGTTCTATGAAAATCTTTACACCTATCTGGAAGATCAGGAAGCAGAGGCTAACCGGACCATCGTTCTAGGTGATATTAATGTGTCGCAGCTTGATATTGATATCGGTATCGGCGAGCAAAATCGGAAGCGCTGGCTTCGCGAAGGTAAATGCAGTTTCTTACCTGAAGAGCGTGAGTGGGTTCAGCGCATATTAAGCACGGGGCTGTATGATACTTATCGTACGATCAATCCAGACAAAGATGATAAGTTCAGCTGGTTTGACTACCGTAGCCGGGGCTTCGAAAGAGATCCTAAAAGAGGACTACGCATCGATACGATTTTCGCCTGCGATTGGTTAAATAAAAAAGCGGTGGCATCAGATATAGATTATGATATCCGTAGCATGGAACGACCTTCTGACCATGCACCTGTCTGGACGGAGTTCGACCTGGGTAAATAG
- a CDS encoding AsmA family protein — MTKSWKWLKRIIWVLSGLFVLLFLAVSFLVYLVNSESYLEGYITENLGVEAKVGELDVSLLSGTINIESSVIGPADNPFIQFESLKAELDYSELWSSRLTVQQVELNQAKLRYPFEFKTQQGKSSEEGDSSLFFDFINVSAIDINNLDFVYEDGLDLIVQNANVKIRDLPVAEEGFLLFEDLSRLVKASTTKVEATIGAVKSDKSQLNQLQLQAHIENEQLIIDDVVSGQSEVTINVLDYSDSQQAQVPNSNSSEKPLDLPFSDVTIRRVMLGKTDLTIQDKETISIRAVEAQFNELLLIKNKKALWLDWPEFYQTQNSHFTVSSKVFQSDLLGYDSLELEGALNNGEFQFPKFKLIKPVVRISDTEGSGEAAKASTDTSIFLPFETATLIDGSIESGTVEVARGAQTHRVSNVDLKLKTIPFILNNRFVLDDQSLDLGSGSSNVQLDSAQYEGAYGRVENVASQIMASGSDVTIKKLNLEKPEIKYVSEVSHEKKSEGSDTESSTFPLNSISIDSVSITGAGFDITANEQNYAGSGIKFNATNLPVYGQSEWLIAKPNQWQKQSDITIDASSLKLPQGTLGSLFLQSTIEDKNALVSRLDLERADISIVAPEGGYTASSAESLPINTIELQNITLNNTNLSYRQAEEDYVVTGADIKLQYLPLVKDGNFITEPQQFMTRSSNRMDIRLEQLDLPQGQVRGIAARGNLQNQDLMLDSLTARSADLTLTVVPADDELTSDKKTLDESPFAFRTVKVGDLKLQNIDVTVSRQVGEEQQLSEINNLYLGATELMLAKNFQTIEQWYSSQLENAFALIALRVEHIKQNQNDIRGLTVTAVQSDQRIRVQPLRFIFNETPLKADWTIELSQQPYKSTFISKFNDLELSKLFEPATERSVTMSGQLDGDIGLVFDGLTQDSIFSSIDGSLLVKNQTPVTIHRLNVNKILRSFLDSQKFGLLDIGGFLLAGPLGLLVSQGVSLQDTVSQLGADEGDTLISALNIEMSLKDGVLTTKDVAAATRKYRFAFNGQINLAKQEFNDFEFDVINEKGCSEYGQTLNGSLSSPEVETFTAAFDAVTGSVIGLIKQGVGLLTGGACSSVYKGVVPHPKEGVEIIPQDRRQIINEDQGEDEDKNNLE, encoded by the coding sequence ATGACAAAAAGCTGGAAATGGTTAAAACGAATTATATGGGTATTATCTGGCCTGTTTGTTTTGCTGTTTCTGGCAGTGTCTTTTCTTGTATATCTCGTTAACTCAGAATCCTATCTGGAAGGTTACATCACAGAAAACCTGGGAGTCGAAGCAAAAGTTGGTGAGCTGGATGTTTCTCTTCTCAGTGGTACCATCAACATCGAATCCAGTGTCATTGGCCCTGCAGACAATCCTTTCATTCAGTTCGAAAGCCTCAAAGCCGAGCTCGATTACAGTGAACTCTGGTCAAGTCGGTTGACCGTACAGCAGGTCGAGTTAAATCAGGCTAAATTAAGATACCCATTCGAGTTTAAAACCCAGCAAGGTAAATCATCCGAGGAAGGCGATTCTTCGTTATTTTTTGACTTTATCAATGTCAGTGCCATTGATATTAATAATTTAGACTTCGTCTATGAGGATGGCCTGGATCTGATCGTTCAAAATGCCAACGTAAAAATTCGCGATCTGCCAGTGGCAGAAGAGGGCTTTTTACTGTTTGAGGATTTGAGTCGGCTGGTAAAGGCCAGCACTACTAAGGTAGAAGCAACAATAGGCGCAGTTAAGTCTGATAAGAGTCAATTAAATCAACTGCAGTTGCAGGCTCATATTGAGAATGAGCAGCTGATTATTGACGACGTTGTTTCAGGACAGTCAGAGGTCACCATTAATGTATTGGATTACTCGGACAGTCAGCAGGCTCAGGTCCCAAATAGCAATAGCTCTGAAAAGCCGCTGGATTTGCCGTTTTCTGATGTCACGATTAGAAGGGTGATGCTTGGTAAAACGGATCTAACCATTCAGGATAAAGAAACCATCTCCATTAGAGCTGTTGAGGCTCAATTCAATGAGCTGCTATTAATTAAAAATAAAAAGGCTCTGTGGTTAGACTGGCCTGAATTCTATCAAACGCAAAATAGCCATTTCACTGTCAGCTCTAAGGTTTTTCAGTCAGATCTTCTGGGTTATGACAGTCTTGAACTTGAAGGAGCTTTAAACAATGGTGAGTTCCAATTTCCAAAGTTTAAACTGATTAAGCCTGTCGTCCGTATCAGCGACACGGAAGGCAGTGGTGAAGCAGCTAAAGCATCAACAGACACCTCTATTTTCTTACCTTTTGAAACAGCGACCTTAATTGATGGGAGTATTGAGAGTGGAACGGTGGAGGTTGCCCGGGGAGCGCAGACTCACCGAGTGAGTAATGTGGATTTAAAGCTGAAGACTATTCCCTTTATTTTAAATAATCGATTTGTCCTCGACGATCAGTCTCTGGATCTCGGTTCAGGCTCAAGCAACGTACAACTCGACAGTGCGCAGTATGAAGGCGCCTATGGGCGAGTTGAAAACGTTGCATCTCAAATAATGGCTTCGGGCTCAGATGTCACCATAAAAAAACTGAATCTTGAAAAGCCAGAAATCAAATACGTCAGTGAGGTCAGTCACGAGAAAAAGTCTGAAGGTTCAGATACTGAGAGTTCCACGTTTCCACTCAATAGTATATCAATCGACTCAGTATCTATTACTGGCGCTGGCTTTGATATTACTGCGAATGAGCAAAACTATGCAGGTAGCGGAATAAAGTTCAATGCTACTAATCTTCCAGTGTACGGACAGTCCGAGTGGCTGATCGCAAAGCCAAATCAATGGCAGAAACAATCGGATATTACTATTGACGCTTCCTCTCTGAAGTTGCCTCAGGGCACGTTAGGTAGCTTATTCTTACAGTCCACGATTGAGGACAAAAATGCTCTGGTAAGCAGGTTGGATCTTGAAAGAGCAGACATAAGTATTGTTGCTCCTGAGGGAGGATATACTGCTTCTTCTGCGGAGTCTTTGCCCATTAATACAATTGAGTTGCAGAATATAACACTCAACAACACTAACCTATCTTATCGTCAGGCAGAAGAAGATTATGTAGTGACAGGTGCTGATATCAAGTTACAGTATTTGCCTTTGGTTAAAGACGGTAATTTTATCACCGAACCACAGCAGTTTATGACCCGTTCCTCAAATCGAATGGATATACGTCTAGAGCAGCTGGATTTACCACAAGGCCAGGTTAGGGGGATAGCAGCACGGGGCAACCTGCAAAATCAGGATTTGATGCTTGATTCACTGACGGCTCGCTCAGCGGATCTCACATTAACAGTAGTACCAGCTGATGACGAGCTGACGTCTGATAAGAAGACTCTTGATGAGAGCCCCTTCGCATTTAGAACCGTTAAGGTGGGTGATCTGAAGCTACAAAATATTGATGTCACTGTCTCGCGTCAGGTTGGCGAGGAACAGCAGCTTAGCGAGATAAATAACCTATATCTTGGTGCAACCGAGCTTATGCTGGCTAAGAATTTTCAAACCATAGAACAGTGGTATAGTTCGCAGCTGGAAAACGCCTTTGCGTTAATAGCGCTAAGAGTCGAGCATATTAAGCAAAATCAAAATGATATTCGTGGTCTCACTGTGACTGCTGTACAGAGTGACCAGAGAATCCGCGTCCAGCCCTTACGCTTTATTTTTAACGAGACACCATTGAAGGCTGACTGGACCATTGAGCTTAGTCAGCAACCGTATAAGTCGACATTTATTTCCAAATTTAATGATCTGGAACTCAGTAAACTCTTTGAGCCAGCTACAGAGCGCAGTGTAACAATGTCCGGTCAGTTAGACGGAGATATTGGGCTTGTATTTGATGGGCTGACCCAAGACAGTATCTTCTCCAGTATTGATGGTAGCCTTCTGGTAAAAAATCAGACTCCAGTAACGATACATCGATTAAATGTTAATAAGATATTACGGAGCTTTCTCGATAGTCAGAAGTTTGGGTTACTGGATATTGGTGGTTTCTTATTGGCGGGGCCACTGGGGCTCTTAGTTTCTCAAGGAGTTAGCTTACAGGACACGGTGAGTCAGCTTGGAGCAGATGAAGGAGATACTTTGATATCTGCTCTGAATATTGAAATGAGTTTAAAAGATGGCGTACTAACAACTAAAGACGTTGCTGCTGCCACCCGTAAATACCGTTTTGCCTTTAATGGTCAGATTAATCTTGCCAAGCAGGAATTTAACGACTTTGAGTTTGATGTCATCAATGAAAAAGGATGTAGTGAATACGGTCAAACTCTTAATGGCAGTTTATCCTCACCCGAGGTAGAAACTTTCACCGCAGCGTTTGATGCCGTTACAGGCTCTGTGATTGGTTTAATAAAACAGGGCGTTGGATTACTGACTGGCGGCGCCTGTTCATCAGTGTATAAAGGTGTTGTACCTCATCCTAAAGAAGGTGTTGAAATTATTCCTCAAGATCGACGTCAGATAATTAATGAAGATCAGGGTGAGGACGAAGATAAAAACAACCTTGAATAG
- a CDS encoding 6-pyruvoyl trahydropterin synthase family protein: MPALFVDQLTVIDFAFFDTHRGIVGESWIVDLVLEGELDDQGMVFDFGDVKKRIKQAIDATVDHKFVVPAKSEHVSSTTNEKGIELRLTDTSDNRYYHQSPEQAVVMLDADKVTMKAVSKVLNQACLNVVPENVVKIHLHLSTESIEGDYYHYAHGLKKHLGDCQRIAHGHRSQIHVFKNGQRNRELEALWCEKWEDIYIGTEEDMVGTEHEDPNDYYRFAYTSEQGHFSLELPQHRCHIMKSDSTVELIANHIAKQLKSIEPNASIRVKAFEGVNKGAIANA, translated from the coding sequence ATGCCTGCATTATTTGTTGATCAACTCACTGTCATTGATTTCGCCTTCTTCGATACCCACCGGGGAATAGTCGGCGAAAGCTGGATCGTCGATCTTGTTCTGGAGGGTGAACTTGATGATCAGGGCATGGTATTTGACTTCGGAGATGTTAAAAAGCGTATTAAACAAGCCATTGATGCAACAGTCGATCATAAGTTTGTCGTCCCAGCTAAAAGCGAACACGTTTCATCAACCACTAATGAAAAAGGGATAGAGTTACGTTTAACCGATACCTCAGATAACCGTTATTATCATCAGTCTCCGGAGCAGGCTGTTGTCATGCTGGATGCTGATAAGGTTACGATGAAAGCCGTTTCAAAAGTTTTAAACCAGGCTTGCCTGAACGTTGTCCCGGAAAATGTTGTTAAGATCCACCTTCATCTGAGCACTGAGTCCATTGAAGGCGACTATTATCACTATGCTCATGGTTTAAAGAAACATTTAGGTGACTGTCAGCGAATTGCCCATGGGCATCGCTCTCAAATACATGTTTTCAAAAATGGACAACGCAACAGGGAGCTTGAGGCTCTATGGTGTGAGAAATGGGAGGATATCTATATCGGTACCGAAGAAGATATGGTCGGTACTGAACATGAAGATCCCAATGACTACTACCGGTTCGCCTACACCAGTGAGCAGGGTCACTTTTCTCTGGAACTACCTCAGCACCGCTGTCACATTATGAAAAGTGATTCTACGGTTGAGCTGATAGCTAACCATATTGCGAAACAATTAAAATCGATAGAGCCCAATGCCTCTATTCGTGTGAAGGCTTTTGAAGGGGTAAATAAAGGAGCTATCGCCAACGCCTAG